DNA from Pelagibacterium nitratireducens:
AAAGCGGCGAGTTGAGTGCTGAATACATATACCCGACAGACCCGATCCGAGTGCCCTCCACCGAGGAGCCCAATTACAACGACAATGGTCTTTCCGAATTCCTCGCGCTTGACGAGAACACGATCATCGCAGTCGAACGCACTTTCGCCAGCGGTTATGGCAACGAGATCGCCTTTTATATCGCCACGTTCGATGGGGCCGATGCCGTCACGGGCTTGGAAACGATTGCGGGCAGCGACATTGTCCCGATGAACAAGGGACACTGGTTCACCATCGCAGAGGGTGATTTCGGGCTTGATGTCGACAACATCGAATCCATTTCCTGGGGGCCGGAGGTCGACGGTGCCCGCACCCTGATGCTTTCATCGGATAACAACTTCAACCGCGCCGGCCAATTCACTCAGTTCGTGTTGTTAGCGGCTCCAGGCCTTTAGACGAATCCGGCACAGATTCGCGGGGAGGGGCCTTCGGGCCCCTTTTCTCTTTGGCCGAGGGGCAGCGCTCTTGAAAATCGGGCCTCATGGTGCCACATCCGGCCCTGCGCTGGGTGCAGGGCAGGGGTTCTCATGCCAATCGGGCTTTTTTCCCCGGAATGTCTTGACGATTCTGAATCAACCCAGTAATACCCGCCCTACCTAAGCGGTCGGTCGTGATCCGGCATCGAATGTGAAGCGTCCAATGCGACACATTCAAGCCGATCAAACACACTGTCGGGTAGTTAGACGCAACAAGTCTTGGGCGCATGATTGCTTCCGCAAGGAGGTGATCCTCTGCATTCATGGCGCCACCGGTTCTCCATGAGACCGGGTGGGCGCTGCTCGCTTGTTATGTCGAACAGGTTTTTGTTTGTACGGATGAAAAGAGGGTTCGAGCGATATGCCGACCATTAATCAGCTGATCCGCAAGCCCCGGCAGGCCAAGCCGAAGCGGAACAAGGTTCCGGCGATGGAGGCCAACCCGCAGAAGCGCGGTGTTTGCACGCGTGTCTACACGACGACCCCAAAGAAGCCGAACTCGGCTCTGCGTCGTGTGGCCAAGGTGCGCCTGGTCAATCAGCGTGAAGTTATTACCTATATTCCCGGCGAGGGGCACAACCTCCAGGAGCACTCCGTTGTGCTGATCCGCGGCGGCCGTGTGCGCGACCTTCCGGGCGTGCGCTATCACGTGTTGCGCGGCGTTCTGGACACCCAGTCGGTGAAGGATCGCAAGCAGCGCCGGTCGAAGTACGGCGCCAAGCGGCCGAAATAAGGAGATCTGTGAGCAATGTCCCGTCGGCATAGTGCAGAAAAGCGCGAGATCAACCCAGATCCCAAATTCGGCGATCTGGTCGTCTCCAAATTTATGAATTCGCTCATGAAGGATGGCAAGAAATCTGCCGCCGAGAGCATCGTCTATGGCGCGTTCGAGGTTGTCGAAGAGCGGACCAAGCAGGACCCCATTCAGGTCTTCCATGGCGCGCTGGAAAACATTCGCCCCGCCGTTGAAGTCCGTTCGCGTCGCGTCGGTGGTGCCACCTATCAGGTGCCCGTCGAAGTGCGCACCGAACGTCAGCAGGCCCTGGCCATTCGCTGGCTGATCGATGCCGCCCGCAAGCGCGGTGAGCAGACCATGGTCGGTCGCCTGTCGGGCGAGCTCATGGATGCCGTCAACGGACGTGGCCAGGCCGTCAAGAAGCGTGAAGACACGCATCGTATGGCCGATGCCAACCGTGCATTCTCGCACTACCGCTGGTAAGGAGAGACAAGCATGGCTCGCGAATACAAGCTCGAAGATTATCGCAATTTCGGCATCATGGCTCACATCGATGCCGGCAAGACCACCACGACCGAACGTATTCTGTTCTACACCGGCAAGAGCCACAAGATCGGTGAAGTTCACGATGGCGCTGCCACCATGGACTGGATGGAGCAGGAGCAGGAACGCGGTATCACCATCACTTCGGCTGCCACGACGACGTTCTGGCAGGGCCGTGATGGCAAGAAGCGCCGTTTCAACATCATCGACACCCCTGGCCACGTCGACTTCACCATTGAAGTCGAGCGTTCGCTCCGCGTGCTCGACGGTGCTGTCGCGCTTCTCGATGCCAATGCCGGTGTGGAGCCGCAGACCGAAACCGTCTGGCGTCAGGCTGATAAGTACGCCGTTCCCCGTCTGATCTTTGTCAACAAGATGGACAAGATCGGTGCCGATTTCTACCGCTCGGTCGAGATGGTCGGAACGCGCCTCGGTGCTCGGGCAGTCGTTCTGCAGCTGCCGATCGGCGCTGAAAATGAATTTGCCGGCGTCGTCGATCTGATCGAGATGAAGGCTTACGTCTGGGACGGTGAAGAGCTCGGTGCCAAATGGGACATCGTGGATATTCCGGCCGATCTCAAGGATCGTGCTGAAGAATATCGCGAGAAGATGATCGAAGCTGCCGTTGAACTCGACGAAGCGGCGATGGAAGCCTATCTCGAAGGGCAGATGCCCGACAACGACACGATCCGCAAGCTGCTCCGCAAGGGCATTATTGCCAACGATTTCTTCGGCGTGCTGTGTGGTTCGGCGTTCAAGAACAAGGGTGTTCAGCCGCTTCTTGATGCAGTGGTCGATTTCCTGCCGGCTCCCAACGACATCGAAGCTATTCGTGGTATCGACGCCAAGACCGAAGAGCCCATCGAACGTCACGCTGACGACGATGAGCCGCTCTCGATGTTGGCGTTCAAGATTGCCAACGATCCCCACATGGGTTCGCTGACGTTCTGCCGCGTTTATTCGGGCAAACTCGAAGCTGGTGCGCAGCTCCAGAACACGGTCAAGGACAAGCGCGAGCGTGTCGGCCGTATGTTCCAGATGCATTCGAACAGCCGTGAGCAGATCTCGGAAGCCTATGCCGGTGACATCGTTGCCATCGTGGGCCTGAAGGATACCACGACAGGCGATACCCTGTGTACGCCTCAGTCGCAGGTTATCCTCGAACGCATGATCTTCCCCGATCCGGTTATCGACATTGCTGTTGAGCCCAAGTCCAAGGCCGACCAGGAAAAGATGGGTCTCGCCCTGCAGCGTCTTGCAGCCGAAGATCCTTCGTTCCGCGTCAAGTCGGACGAAGAATCGGGCCAGACGATCATTTCGGGCATGGGTGAGCTTCACCTCGACATTCTTGTCGATCGCATGAAGCGCGAGTTCAAGGTCGAGGCCAATATCGGCCAGCCGCAGGTTGCGTATCGCGAAACGATCACGCGTTCGGCGGAAATCGACTACACCCACAAGAAGCAGTCTGGTGGTTCGGGCCAGTTCGCCCGCGTCAAGCTGACGATCGAGCCGAATGAAACCGGCGCCGGCTTCACCTTCGAGAGCAAGATTGTCGGTGGTTCGGTTCCCAAGGAATACATCCCGGGTGTGTCGAAGGGTATCGAGTCCGTGATGGGCGCGGGTATTCTGGCGGGCTTTCCGATCGTGGACGTCAAGGCGACACTCACGGACGGTGCCTACCACGACGTTGACTCGTCTGTTCTCGCCTTCGAGATCGCTGGTCGTGCTGCATTCCGTGAGGGCTTGCAGAAAGCGGCTCCCAAGTTGCTCGAGCCGGTCATGAAGGTCGAAGTGACGACCCCTGAAGACTACATGGGCGACGTCATTGGTGATTTGAACTCGCGTCGTGGGCAGATCCAGGGCACGGAAAGCCGTGGTGTCGTTCAGGTGGTCAACGCCTTCGTGCCGCTGGCCAACATGTTCGGTTACGTGAACTCGCTGCGCTCGATGAGCCAGGGGCGTGCACAGTACACCATGGTGTTCGATCATTACGAGCAGGTGCCCCAGGCGGTCGCCGACGAAGTTCAGGCGAAATACGCCTAGTTGGATAACAATTTAATCAGCGGCCAGTGGGCCTGCTGAAGATGGAGATATGTGATGGGCAAGGAAAAATTTTCTCGTAACAAGCCGCACTGCAACATCGGCACGATTGGTCACGTTGACCATGGCAAGACGTCGTTGACAGCAGCGATCACGAAGGTTCTGGCGGAGACTGGCGGGGCGACGTTCTCGGCGTATGACCAGATCGACAAGGCGCCGGAAGAGAAGGCCCGCGGGATCACGATTTCGACGGCGCACGTCGAATACGAGACCGAAAAGCGCCACTATGCGCACGTCGATTGCCCAGGCCACGCCGACTATGTGAAGAACATGATCACCGGTGCTGCCCAGATGGACGGCGCGATCCTTGTTGTTTCGGCTGCCGACGGCCCGATGCCGCAGACCCGCGAGCACATTCTGCTCGCCCGTCAGGTTGGTGTTCCGGCGCTTGTGGTGTTTCTGAACAAGGTCGACCAGGTTGACGACGAAGAGCTGCTCGAGCTGGTCGAGCTCGAAGTTCGCGAACTTCTCAGCTCGTACGAATTCCCCGGTGACGACATTCCGATCACCAAGGGTTCGGCCCTGATGGCGCTTGAAGACAAGCGTCCGGAGATCGGTCACGATGCTGTTCTGGAACTGATGCGCACTGTGGACGACTACATCCCGCAGCCCGAGCGTCCGAAGGATCAGCCGTTCCTGATGCCGGTTGAAGACGTGTTCTCGATCTCGGGTCGTGGCACTGTTGTGACCGGTCGCGTGGAGCGCGGCATCGTCAAGGTTGGCGAGGAAGTCGAGATCGTTGGTATGAAGCCGACGCTCAAGACGACGGTGACCGGCGTTGAAATGTTCCGCAAGCTGCTCGATTCGGGTGAAGCTGGCGACAACATCGGCGCTCTGATCCGTGGTATCGACCGTACGCAGGTCGAGCGCGGTCAGGTTCTGTGCAAGCCCGGTTCTGTGACGCCGCACACCAAGTTCGTTGCGGAAGCCTACATCCTGACCAAGGAAGAGGGTGGCCGTCATACGCCGTTCTTCACTAACTACCGCCCGCAGTTCTATTTCCGGACGACGGACGTGACCGGTGTTGTGACGCTGAACGAAGGCACCGAGATGGTGATGCCTGGCGACAATGTGGAAATGAACGTGGAACTGATCGTTCCGATCGCGATGGAAGAAAAGCTGCGCTTTGCCATCCGTGAAGGCGGCCGCACCGTCGGCGCCGGCGTCGTCTCCAAAATCGTCGCTTAACGAGCCAATTGAGAGCACGGTGCGCGAATGGCGCGCGCCGTGGTCCTTTTTTCGGGATAGAACACAATGAACGGTCAGAATATTCGCATCCGGCTCAAGGCGTTCGACCATCGCGTGCTCGATAATTCGACTCGCGAGATCGTCAACACGGCCAAGCGCACAGGCGCGCAGGTTCGCGGACCCATTCCGCTGCCGACGCGAATTGACAAATACACCGTCAACCGGTCGCCCCACGTCGACAAGAAGAGCCGCGAGCAGTTCGAAATTCGGACTCACAAGCGTCTTCTGGACATCGTGGATCCGACACCACAGACGGTGGATGCACTGATGAAGCTCGATCTCGCCGCCGGTGTCGACGTCGAAATCAAGCTCTAGGCTTAAGCGTTTAGACGCGGTTTTCGTTTTGGTGGGTCCTCTTGGGAAACAATGACCCGGAAAGCCGCAAGATAAAGAGAAGGTAACAACCGATGCGTTCTGGATTGATCGCACAGAAGCTGGGAATGACCCGCATCTTCACCGATGACGGCGCTCATGTACCCGTTACCGTTCTGGCGCTGCAGGGCTGCCAGGTGGTGGGCCAGCGGACGCAGGACAAGGACGGCTATGTCGCGCTGCAACTCGGCGCCGGCTCGGTCAAGGTCAAGAATGTGAGCAAGGCCGAGCGCGGGCATTACGCCGCTGCCAAGGTCGAGCCCAAGCGTAAGGTCGTCGAGTTCCGTGTGAGCGAAGACAACCTCATCGATGTGGGTGCCGAACTTCAGGCCGACCACTTCATTGAAGGCCAGCTTGTGGACGTTACGGGCACCTCGATCGGCAAGGGCTTTGCCGGTGCCATGAAGCGTCACAATTTCGGCGGTCTGCGGGCTTCGCACGGCGTGTCGGTCTCGCACCGCTCGCACGGCTCGACCGGTCAGAACCAGGACCCCGGTAAGGTGTTCAAGGGCAAGAAGATGGCTGGGCACATGGGTGCCGAGCGGGTCACGACCCAGAACGTCAAGGTCGTCAAGACCGATGTCGAGCGTGGGCTGATCATGGTCCAGGGTTCGGTTCCGGGCTCCAAAGGCGGCTGGATCCAGATCCGCGACGCCGTCAAGAAGCCGCGTCCGGAAGGTGTTGCGCTGCCCGGTTCGTTCAAGGCCGCAGCCAATGGGGAGAGTGCATAATGGAACTCCAGGTCACAACCCTTGAGGGTAAGTCGGCCGGCAAGGTCACTCTCGACGACACCGTTTTCGGTCTCGAGCCTCGCGCCGATCTGATCCAGCGCATGGTGCGCTATCAGCTCCTCAAGCGCATGTCGGGTACGCACGACGTTAAAAATCGTGCTGAAGTTGCCCAGACCGGCAAGAAATTCGGTCGCCAGAAGGGCGGCGGCGGTGCACGTCACGGCTCGCGTCGTTCCAACATCTTCCGAGGTGGTGGACGCGCATTCGGCCCGACCCCGCGCAGCCACGCGATCGAGCTGCCCAAGAAAGTCCGCGCGCTTGCTCTCAAGCATGCTCTTTCTGCCAAGGCCAAGGCAGGTGATCTCGTCATCATCGACCAGGCGACTGCCGAAGCGCCCAAGACTGCCGCACTTCGCGCCATCTTCGGTAAGCTCGGTTTTTCCAGTGCGCTGATTATCGGTGGCACCGAACTGGATACCAATTTCGCGCTCGCCGCGCGGAACATTCCCCAGATCGACGTGCTTCCGGCTCAGGGCATCAACGTTTACGACATTCTGCGTCGTGAGAAGCTGGTCCTGACCAAGGACGCTCTCGCTGCGCTGGAGGGCCGGTTCCAATGAGCGCGCTCAAGCACTACGACATCATCCGCAATCCGGTCGTGACTGAAAAGTCCACCATGGCTTCGGAATACGGTCAGGTCGTGTTCGATGTTGCCATCGACGCAACCAAGCCGGAAATCAAGGCCGCCGTAGAGGCGCTCTTTGAAGTCAAGGTCAAGGCTGTCAACACCATCGTCCGCAAGGGCAAGGTCAAGCGGTTCCGCAACATGCTTGGCACCCGCAAGGACGTCAAGAAGGCCGTCGTTACCCTCGTTGACGGTCAGACCATCGATATTTCGACCGGTCTGTAAGAAGGCGAGAAGGAAGAGTTCAAATGGCTTTGAAACAATACAATCCCACCTCGCCGGGCCGCCGCCAACTTGTCGGCATCAACCGGTCCGAGCTCTGGAAGGGTGGCCCGGTCAAGAAACTGACCGAGGGTCTTTCCAAGTCGGGTGGCCGCAACAGCAACGGCCGCGTCACTTCGTTTGCACGAGGCGGCGGACACAAGCGCAGCTATCGCATGGTCGATTTCAAGCGCACCAAGTTCGACGTCCAGGGCACCGTTGAGCGCCTTGAATACGATCCCAACCGGACCGCGTTCATTGCTCTGGTAACCTATGATGATGGTGAGCAGGCTTACATCCTGGCGCCGCAGCGTCTTGCCGCTGGTGATAAGGTGATCTCGTCGATGAACGCCGTCGACGTGAAGCCGGGCAACACCATGCCGCTTGAGCGTATGCCGGTCGGCACGATTGTGCACAACATCGAGCTCAAGCCCAA
Protein-coding regions in this window:
- the tuf gene encoding elongation factor Tu; translation: MGKEKFSRNKPHCNIGTIGHVDHGKTSLTAAITKVLAETGGATFSAYDQIDKAPEEKARGITISTAHVEYETEKRHYAHVDCPGHADYVKNMITGAAQMDGAILVVSAADGPMPQTREHILLARQVGVPALVVFLNKVDQVDDEELLELVELEVRELLSSYEFPGDDIPITKGSALMALEDKRPEIGHDAVLELMRTVDDYIPQPERPKDQPFLMPVEDVFSISGRGTVVTGRVERGIVKVGEEVEIVGMKPTLKTTVTGVEMFRKLLDSGEAGDNIGALIRGIDRTQVERGQVLCKPGSVTPHTKFVAEAYILTKEEGGRHTPFFTNYRPQFYFRTTDVTGVVTLNEGTEMVMPGDNVEMNVELIVPIAMEEKLRFAIREGGRTVGAGVVSKIVA
- the rpsJ gene encoding 30S ribosomal protein S10; translated protein: MNGQNIRIRLKAFDHRVLDNSTREIVNTAKRTGAQVRGPIPLPTRIDKYTVNRSPHVDKKSREQFEIRTHKRLLDIVDPTPQTVDALMKLDLAAGVDVEIKL
- the fusA gene encoding elongation factor G, yielding MAREYKLEDYRNFGIMAHIDAGKTTTTERILFYTGKSHKIGEVHDGAATMDWMEQEQERGITITSAATTTFWQGRDGKKRRFNIIDTPGHVDFTIEVERSLRVLDGAVALLDANAGVEPQTETVWRQADKYAVPRLIFVNKMDKIGADFYRSVEMVGTRLGARAVVLQLPIGAENEFAGVVDLIEMKAYVWDGEELGAKWDIVDIPADLKDRAEEYREKMIEAAVELDEAAMEAYLEGQMPDNDTIRKLLRKGIIANDFFGVLCGSAFKNKGVQPLLDAVVDFLPAPNDIEAIRGIDAKTEEPIERHADDDEPLSMLAFKIANDPHMGSLTFCRVYSGKLEAGAQLQNTVKDKRERVGRMFQMHSNSREQISEAYAGDIVAIVGLKDTTTGDTLCTPQSQVILERMIFPDPVIDIAVEPKSKADQEKMGLALQRLAAEDPSFRVKSDEESGQTIISGMGELHLDILVDRMKREFKVEANIGQPQVAYRETITRSAEIDYTHKKQSGGSGQFARVKLTIEPNETGAGFTFESKIVGGSVPKEYIPGVSKGIESVMGAGILAGFPIVDVKATLTDGAYHDVDSSVLAFEIAGRAAFREGLQKAAPKLLEPVMKVEVTTPEDYMGDVIGDLNSRRGQIQGTESRGVVQVVNAFVPLANMFGYVNSLRSMSQGRAQYTMVFDHYEQVPQAVADEVQAKYA
- the rpsL gene encoding 30S ribosomal protein S12 is translated as MPTINQLIRKPRQAKPKRNKVPAMEANPQKRGVCTRVYTTTPKKPNSALRRVAKVRLVNQREVITYIPGEGHNLQEHSVVLIRGGRVRDLPGVRYHVLRGVLDTQSVKDRKQRRSKYGAKRPK
- the rplB gene encoding 50S ribosomal protein L2; this encodes MALKQYNPTSPGRRQLVGINRSELWKGGPVKKLTEGLSKSGGRNSNGRVTSFARGGGHKRSYRMVDFKRTKFDVQGTVERLEYDPNRTAFIALVTYDDGEQAYILAPQRLAAGDKVISSMNAVDVKPGNTMPLERMPVGTIVHNIELKPKKGGQMARSAGAYAQYVGRDSGWAILRMGSGEQRLVHGSCLATVGSVSNPDHSNTSIGKAGRNRWLGRRPNVRGVAMNPVDHPHGGGEGRTSGGRNPVTPWGKPTKGKRTRTNKATDKFIVRSRHLKKGR
- the rplD gene encoding 50S ribosomal protein L4; amino-acid sequence: MELQVTTLEGKSAGKVTLDDTVFGLEPRADLIQRMVRYQLLKRMSGTHDVKNRAEVAQTGKKFGRQKGGGGARHGSRRSNIFRGGGRAFGPTPRSHAIELPKKVRALALKHALSAKAKAGDLVIIDQATAEAPKTAALRAIFGKLGFSSALIIGGTELDTNFALAARNIPQIDVLPAQGINVYDILRREKLVLTKDALAALEGRFQ
- the rpsG gene encoding 30S ribosomal protein S7; the protein is MSRRHSAEKREINPDPKFGDLVVSKFMNSLMKDGKKSAAESIVYGAFEVVEERTKQDPIQVFHGALENIRPAVEVRSRRVGGATYQVPVEVRTERQQALAIRWLIDAARKRGEQTMVGRLSGELMDAVNGRGQAVKKREDTHRMADANRAFSHYRW
- a CDS encoding 50S ribosomal protein L23, whose protein sequence is MSALKHYDIIRNPVVTEKSTMASEYGQVVFDVAIDATKPEIKAAVEALFEVKVKAVNTIVRKGKVKRFRNMLGTRKDVKKAVVTLVDGQTIDISTGL
- the rplC gene encoding 50S ribosomal protein L3; this encodes MRSGLIAQKLGMTRIFTDDGAHVPVTVLALQGCQVVGQRTQDKDGYVALQLGAGSVKVKNVSKAERGHYAAAKVEPKRKVVEFRVSEDNLIDVGAELQADHFIEGQLVDVTGTSIGKGFAGAMKRHNFGGLRASHGVSVSHRSHGSTGQNQDPGKVFKGKKMAGHMGAERVTTQNVKVVKTDVERGLIMVQGSVPGSKGGWIQIRDAVKKPRPEGVALPGSFKAAANGESA